GGGTGCGCCGCCGTTTTGAATTAAAAGGCGAAGCCGGCGGTGTGGTGGTGGTTGATGATTATGCCCATCATCCGGTCGCGATCCGTCAGACCCTGGCGACCGCCAAAAATCAATATCCGGGCCGGGTATGGTGTGTCTTCCAACCTCACCTTTACAGCCGCACAAAATACCTTTTTTCCCAGTTTGCCCAGGCCTTTGGTGACGCCGATGTTCTTGTTTTGGCTGATATCTACGCCGCCCGTGAAGTTGACCGGGGGGAGGTCTCCAGTCGGCAGTTGGCGGACGAAACCCGGAAATACCATCCCGATGTCCGGTACCTCGGTGACATGGCGGCGATTAAAGACCACCTTTTAAAGGAGACGAAGCCGGGTGATTTGGTGCTGACCATGGGGGCTGGCGATATCTTTAAGGTTGGGGAAGAATTTCTGCAGGCGCAAGGGGCGAGGGGATAAATTTAAGACCAAGTAAAAAAGGAGTTTTGCCAAAGGAGTCCTTCTGTTCTCTGGAGAAATTCATCCAGGGAACTTTTTCTATGCCGAACGTAAAGCCGAAAGGGAGAATACTAATGACCAAAGTTGCCCTTGCCCGTTGTGATAATTACGAGCGGAGTGCGGTGGAAAGTGCGGTCCGCAAAAGCCTATCTGAATTGGGTGGCATCGCACGCTATGTCCGTCCCGGCCAAAGGGTGCTGGTCAAACCAAACCTGTTGGCCGCGGAACCACCGGAACGGGGGGTTGTTACCCACCCGGAAGTTGTCCGGGCGGTCCTCAAGGAGCTTTTGGCCATCGGGGCGAAGCCGTTGGTGGGCGACAGCCCCGGGTTGGGGAGTTTGGCGCGGGTGGCGCAAAAGACCGGGATCACTCAAGTCTGTCAGGAACTGGGGGTACCGCTCGGGGTCTTTGACCGCGAAATCGAGGTGAAGGCACCCCATGGGCGGATTTTAAGATCCTTTCCTTTGGTCGAAGAGGTCACCCAAGTCGATGCGGTCATTAACTTGCCGCGGGTGAAAACCCACGGGCTGACCCGCTTAACGGGAGCGGTGAAAAACCTCTTTGGTTGCGTAGCCGGCCTGCGCAAGGGCGAGATGCATTTTCGCCTGCAGCACGCGGAAGTTTTCCATGAGATGCTGATTGATCTGGCCTTGACCATTAAACCGGTTCTGAACATCGTGGACGGGATCATGGCGATGGAAGGAGGAGGGCCGCGCAACGGGAGCTTGCGTTTTATGGGTTTAATTATCGCGGGAACCGATCCTTTTGCCGTCGATGCCACCATCGCCCGGCTGGTTGGACTTGAACCCGCTGCTGTTCCCCTCTTGGCGCTGGCCGCGAAGAGAGGTCTCCCCGGTCTCAAGGAAACCGAGGTGGAGGTCCTGGGGGAAGCGTTGGAGGCGTTTATCATCTCTGATTTTAAGGTGCCTCCGGCCGCAACGCGCATTGGCTTTCGGGTTCCCGCGGTGGTGAACAGCTTTTTCCGTCGGTACGTTTCGCCTTACCCCGTGATTAAGGATAATTGCCGAAAATGTGGGGTTTGTCTCGAGGCTTGTCCGGCCCGCCTGATCACCTTCGGCCGGGACAAAGTTATGATTGACGACCGTCATTGTCTACGCTGTTATTGTTGTCAGGAGTTCTGCCCGCACAATGCCATTGAATTAAAGATCCCGTTTTTGGGGCGTTTTCTCTAAAGGCTTTTTAATAAACGGGCGAGCCGGAGAAAGGTCTTTTTTTCTTTCTTTGCGAGGGCTTCGTCGATCTGCGCCAGCAGTTTGGTTCTTTGCTCTTCGTTTTCGGCTTCGATTAAGACGAGTTTGAGTTCCAGGTCCATTTGGAGACTATCCACTTTTTCCGGTTCGACCGGGAGCGGAAGTTCTTCGAGGACATCGCGGAAGGACAGGCAGCGGTCCCGTTCCGGGAAATAAAAAGTTAGATAAAAACAGTCGTTGCCCGTGCTTGACAAGTATTCGAGGACATCATCCGGATCCGTGAGGACCAAGTT
This sequence is a window from Capillibacterium thermochitinicola. Protein-coding genes within it:
- a CDS encoding DUF362 domain-containing protein, producing the protein MTKVALARCDNYERSAVESAVRKSLSELGGIARYVRPGQRVLVKPNLLAAEPPERGVVTHPEVVRAVLKELLAIGAKPLVGDSPGLGSLARVAQKTGITQVCQELGVPLGVFDREIEVKAPHGRILRSFPLVEEVTQVDAVINLPRVKTHGLTRLTGAVKNLFGCVAGLRKGEMHFRLQHAEVFHEMLIDLALTIKPVLNIVDGIMAMEGGGPRNGSLRFMGLIIAGTDPFAVDATIARLVGLEPAAVPLLALAAKRGLPGLKETEVEVLGEALEAFIISDFKVPPAATRIGFRVPAVVNSFFRRYVSPYPVIKDNCRKCGVCLEACPARLITFGRDKVMIDDRHCLRCYCCQEFCPHNAIELKIPFLGRFL
- a CDS encoding YpiB family protein, which encodes MKQPLVSPLAKKAFIQWFLTNCEFRGEAPRRILLALLKEESTLKRIKIVRHGSILRPLLVVSSLGTGMPPAVLLTYNLVLTDPDDVLEYLSSTGNDCFYLTFYFPERDRCLSFRDVLEELPLPVEPEKVDSLQMDLELKLVLIEAENEEQRTKLLAQIDEALAKKEKKTFLRLARLLKSL